Proteins co-encoded in one Streptococcus parauberis NCFD 2020 genomic window:
- the rfbD gene encoding dTDP-4-dehydrorhamnose reductase, with protein sequence MILITGSNGQLGTELRYLLDERNEEYVAVDVAEMDITNPEKVEEVFSQVKPTLVYHCAAYTAVDAAEDEGKKLNQLINVDGTENIAKACGNHNATLVYISTDYVFDGQKPVGEEWLETDVPDPKTEYGRTKRLGEEAVEKYADKFYIIRTAWVFGNYGKNFVFTMQELAKKHPKLTVVDDQHGRPTWTRTLAEFMTYLAENNKNFGYYHLSNDAKEDTTWYDFAKEILKDTNVEVTPVDSSAFPAKAKRPLNSTMNLDKAKATGFVIPTWQDALKEFYKQEEK encoded by the coding sequence ATGATTTTAATTACAGGTAGCAATGGACAACTAGGTACAGAACTTCGTTATTTATTAGATGAAAGAAATGAAGAGTATGTCGCTGTAGATGTAGCAGAAATGGACATCACAAATCCTGAAAAAGTAGAAGAAGTTTTCTCACAAGTAAAACCCACTCTAGTCTATCATTGTGCAGCTTACACAGCTGTAGATGCTGCTGAAGACGAAGGCAAAAAACTTAATCAATTAATCAACGTTGATGGCACTGAAAACATTGCAAAAGCATGTGGAAATCATAATGCAACCTTAGTTTATATCTCAACAGACTATGTCTTTGATGGTCAAAAACCAGTTGGAGAAGAATGGTTAGAAACTGATGTCCCAGATCCTAAAACTGAATATGGTAGAACAAAACGTTTAGGTGAAGAAGCAGTTGAAAAATATGCAGATAAATTTTACATTATCAGAACGGCATGGGTTTTTGGGAATTATGGCAAAAACTTTGTTTTCACAATGCAAGAGTTAGCAAAAAAACATCCAAAATTAACTGTTGTTGATGACCAACATGGTCGTCCAACATGGACACGAACGTTAGCAGAATTTATGACCTATTTAGCTGAAAACAATAAAAATTTTGGCTATTACCACTTGTCAAATGATGCTAAAGAAGATACAACTTGGTATGATTTTGCAAAAGAAATTTTAAAAGATACAAATGTTGAAGTTACTCCAGTTGATTCATCTGCTTTCCCGGCTAAGGCAAAACGTCCACTAAATTCTACAATGAATTTAGATAAAGCAAAAGCTACAGGTTTTGTGATTCCAACTTGGCAAGATGCCTTAAAAGAGTTTTACAAACAAGAAGAAAAATAA
- the mscL gene encoding large conductance mechanosensitive channel protein MscL, translated as MIKELKEFLFKGNVLDLAVAVVIGAAFKAIIDSLVADVVTPLILNPVLKAAGVSNIAELVWNGVKYGSFIAAVINFIIVGTTLFFVVKAANKAMSYRKVEEEPVIAGPTQEELLVQIRDLLASKEV; from the coding sequence ATGATAAAAGAATTAAAAGAATTTTTATTTAAAGGGAATGTGTTAGATTTAGCTGTAGCTGTTGTTATTGGTGCTGCATTTAAAGCAATCATTGACTCTTTAGTTGCTGATGTGGTTACTCCACTTATTTTAAACCCAGTATTAAAAGCTGCTGGTGTTTCTAACATTGCTGAATTAGTATGGAATGGTGTTAAATATGGTAGCTTCATCGCTGCTGTTATCAACTTCATAATCGTTGGTACTACTTTATTCTTCGTAGTTAAAGCTGCAAATAAAGCTATGAGTTACCGTAAAGTTGAAGAAGAACCAGTTATCGCTGGTCCTACTCAAGAAGAACTACTTGTTCAAATCCGCGACTTACTTGCAAGCAAAGAAGTTTAA
- the dnaG gene encoding DNA primase, whose amino-acid sequence MGFLWGGEVLAVDKEMISQIKNSLNIVDVIGEVVSLSRSGRHYLGLCPFHKEKTPSFNVIEDRQFFHCFGCGKSGDVFKFVEEYRQVPFLESVEILAEKAGMAVNIASQRQDYSPRVSAHQQLIAIHEDALKFYHAVLMTTTVGQNARNYLYNRGMTDELLEHFNIGLAPDESNYLFQSLSKKYSEEELAASGLFNLSEQSNTIYDAFRNRIMFPLTDERGSTIAFSGRIWTEKDQAAKIAKYKNSRATVLFNKSFEFYHLDKAKPVISKTHEVFLMEGFMDVIAAYRAGFENAIASMGTALTQEHVNHLKKLTKKIVITYDGDSAGQNAIAKSLDLLKEFQVEIVRIPNQMDPDEFIQKNSEEELANLLSHSRISSTEFFIDYFLPENMDNLQSQIAYVEKIAKIIAADPSITAQNSYINRVSDLLPDFDYLQVEQSVNSYRLQDRQERQGQIVKSESTLVTLPISKSITALVRTENHLLHRIIHNDYLLNEFRTKENFYFDTPSLEELYQLLKTNGEISPLDLSQLSQEVTQAYYRVLEESLPVEVAPGEIDDLLQKRQRLLKERDIHKQGKQVRESSNKGDHQLALEVLENLIAQKRNME is encoded by the coding sequence ATGGGATTTTTGTGGGGAGGTGAAGTCTTGGCAGTTGATAAAGAAATGATTTCCCAAATAAAAAATAGCCTAAATATTGTTGATGTCATTGGAGAAGTTGTCAGTCTTTCACGATCAGGTCGACATTATTTAGGACTGTGTCCCTTTCATAAAGAAAAGACACCCTCATTTAATGTGATAGAAGACCGACAATTTTTTCATTGTTTTGGTTGTGGCAAATCTGGAGATGTTTTTAAATTTGTCGAAGAATATCGGCAAGTTCCTTTCTTAGAAAGCGTTGAAATTTTAGCTGAAAAAGCTGGTATGGCGGTCAATATAGCCTCACAAAGGCAAGACTATAGTCCACGTGTCTCAGCTCACCAACAATTAATAGCAATTCACGAAGATGCTTTGAAATTTTACCACGCTGTCTTAATGACGACAACTGTTGGGCAAAACGCTAGGAACTACCTTTATAATAGAGGGATGACAGATGAGTTATTAGAGCATTTTAATATTGGTTTGGCGCCTGATGAAAGTAACTATCTTTTTCAAAGCTTATCAAAAAAATACAGTGAAGAAGAATTAGCAGCTTCGGGCCTTTTTAATTTATCGGAGCAATCTAATACCATTTATGATGCCTTTCGAAATCGGATAATGTTCCCATTAACTGATGAAAGAGGTAGTACGATAGCATTTTCAGGACGGATATGGACTGAAAAAGATCAAGCGGCCAAAATTGCTAAGTATAAGAATTCAAGAGCTACAGTACTTTTTAATAAATCCTTTGAATTTTACCATTTAGATAAGGCCAAGCCTGTTATTTCAAAAACACATGAAGTGTTTTTGATGGAAGGGTTTATGGATGTAATTGCTGCTTATCGAGCAGGTTTTGAAAATGCTATCGCTTCAATGGGGACGGCATTGACTCAAGAGCATGTCAATCATCTGAAAAAATTAACTAAGAAAATCGTTATCACTTACGATGGTGATAGTGCTGGTCAAAATGCAATTGCTAAATCTCTAGATTTATTAAAAGAGTTTCAAGTTGAAATTGTTAGAATTCCAAATCAGATGGATCCAGATGAATTTATTCAAAAGAATTCTGAAGAAGAGTTGGCAAATCTACTTAGTCATTCTAGAATTAGTAGCACAGAATTTTTTATCGATTACTTTTTACCCGAAAATATGGATAATTTGCAGTCTCAGATTGCTTACGTTGAAAAGATAGCGAAAATTATTGCAGCTGATCCATCTATAACAGCACAAAATTCATACATTAATCGTGTTTCTGATTTATTACCAGATTTTGATTACTTACAAGTTGAACAGTCTGTTAACAGTTACCGACTACAAGATAGACAAGAACGACAAGGTCAGATTGTTAAATCGGAATCAACCTTGGTTACGTTACCTATTAGTAAGAGTATAACAGCCTTAGTTCGCACGGAAAATCATTTACTACACCGGATAATTCATAATGATTATTTATTAAATGAATTTCGAACTAAAGAAAATTTTTATTTTGATACACCTAGTTTAGAAGAGTTGTATCAGTTATTAAAAACTAATGGGGAAATTAGTCCCCTGGATTTATCTCAACTTTCTCAAGAAGTCACCCAAGCTTATTATCGCGTATTAGAAGAAAGTCTCCCTGTAGAAGTAGCACCAGGTGAGATTGATGATTTACTGCAAAAGCGCCAGCGATTATTAAAAGAAAGAGATATTCATAAACAAGGAAAACAAGTTAGAGAATCAAGCAATAAGGGTGACCATCAATTAGCCTTAGAAGTTTTGGAAAATCTAATAGCGCAAAAACGAAATATGGAATAG
- a CDS encoding ATP-binding cassette domain-containing protein, translating to MTETKKEIAVKVEHVSKSFKLPTEATKSFRTTLVNRFRGIKGFTEQRVLKDINFDVHKGDFFGIVGRNGSGKSTLLKIISQIYVPEKGQVTVDGKMVSFIELGVGFNPELTGRDNVYMNGAMLGFTQEEVDGMYDDIVSFAELHDFMNQKLKNYSSGMQVRLAFSVAIKAQGDVLILDEVLAVGDEAFQRKCNDYFMERKASGKTTILVTHDMGAVKKYCNRAVLIEDGLVKAYGNPDDVANQYSFDNAIVTEEESNEENETEEQISFIEDLKVNLLSKSLQGPDDIIEFEIHYDVLKDMKTYIAFSLTDIDRNIWIYNDNTMDNMTSGTGKKIQRYKCSVSTLNNVKLKLQVSIRDEDDKMIAFANNENSPIVIVNRTDIDEDDFSELDSSTGMLKRNGQWEFVNE from the coding sequence ATGACAGAAACTAAAAAAGAAATTGCAGTAAAAGTAGAACATGTTAGTAAATCCTTTAAATTACCGACAGAAGCAACAAAAAGCTTTAGAACAACTTTAGTCAATAGATTCAGAGGGATAAAAGGTTTTACAGAGCAACGTGTTTTAAAAGATATTAATTTTGATGTACATAAAGGTGATTTTTTTGGAATTGTTGGACGAAACGGCTCTGGTAAGTCTACATTATTAAAAATCATTTCACAAATCTATGTTCCTGAAAAGGGTCAAGTGACTGTTGATGGTAAAATGGTTTCATTTATTGAGTTAGGTGTGGGCTTTAATCCAGAATTAACTGGACGCGATAACGTCTATATGAACGGTGCCATGCTTGGATTCACACAAGAAGAAGTAGATGGTATGTATGATGATATTGTTAGCTTTGCAGAGTTACATGATTTCATGAACCAAAAACTAAAAAATTATTCTAGCGGGATGCAAGTCCGCTTAGCATTTTCTGTTGCAATTAAAGCACAAGGAGATGTTCTAATACTTGATGAAGTATTAGCGGTTGGGGATGAAGCATTTCAACGAAAATGTAACGACTACTTTATGGAACGCAAAGCTAGTGGAAAGACTACAATATTAGTTACCCATGATATGGGTGCTGTAAAAAAATATTGTAATCGTGCTGTGCTTATTGAAGACGGCTTAGTAAAAGCGTATGGTAACCCTGACGATGTAGCCAATCAATACAGTTTTGACAATGCTATTGTGACGGAAGAAGAATCTAATGAAGAAAATGAAACTGAAGAGCAAATTTCATTCATTGAGGATTTAAAGGTTAACTTATTGTCAAAAAGTCTACAAGGACCAGACGATATAATTGAATTTGAAATCCACTACGATGTTCTAAAAGATATGAAAACATATATTGCTTTTTCTCTAACTGATATTGATAGAAATATATGGATTTATAATGATAATACAATGGACAATATGACTAGTGGAACTGGCAAAAAAATTCAACGATATAAGTGTAGTGTGTCAACACTCAATAATGTGAAATTAAAATTACAAGTATCAATTAGAGATGAAGATGATAAAATGATTGCATTTGCTAATAATGAAAATAGTCCAATTGTTATTGTAAATAGAACGGACATTGACGAGGATGATTTTTCAGAATTAGATTCATCTACCGGTATGTTGAAAAGAAATGGACAATGGGAATTTGTAAATGAATAA
- the rpsU gene encoding 30S ribosomal protein S21, whose amino-acid sequence MSKTVVRKNESLDDALRRFKRSVTKAGTLQESRKREFYEKPSVKRKRKSEAARKRKKF is encoded by the coding sequence ATGTCAAAAACAGTAGTACGTAAAAATGAATCACTTGACGATGCACTTCGTCGCTTCAAACGTTCTGTAACTAAAGCTGGTACTCTTCAAGAATCACGTAAACGTGAATTCTACGAAAAACCTTCTGTAAAACGTAAACGCAAATCAGAAGCAGCTCGCAAACGTAAAAAATTCTAA
- a CDS encoding glycosyltransferase family 2 protein: protein MKINILMSTYNGEKYLAQQIKSIQDQTLTDWKLLIRDDGSSDRTPQIIKEFVDIDSRIVFINENDRENFGVIKNFYTLVKHEVADFYFFSDQDDYWIPRKLEISIEEALKYNESEPLLVYTDLSIVNNQLEVLQESMIRYQSDHANTDLLSELTENSVTGGTSVINHCLAELWTQSDNLLMHDWYLALIAAAKGKLVYIDQPTELYRQHEANVLGARTWSKRINSWINPSQSLKKYWWLITSSQKQASYLLELDIDNFKKSMIESYVTLIEQPFLTRIELLRKYGFKKNRPFHTFIFRTLIITKLGYRRK, encoded by the coding sequence ATGAAAATTAATATTCTGATGTCTACATACAATGGGGAAAAATACCTAGCCCAACAAATTAAAAGTATCCAAGATCAAACTCTTACTGATTGGAAACTTTTAATTCGTGACGATGGGTCTAGTGATAGGACACCTCAAATCATTAAAGAGTTTGTAGACATAGATTCTCGAATTGTTTTTATTAATGAAAATGATCGAGAAAATTTTGGAGTTATCAAAAATTTTTATACTTTAGTAAAACATGAAGTAGCTGATTTCTACTTTTTTAGTGATCAAGATGATTATTGGATACCAAGGAAACTTGAAATATCTATTGAAGAGGCATTGAAATATAATGAAAGTGAACCACTTTTAGTTTATACAGACTTGTCAATTGTCAATAATCAATTGGAAGTTTTGCAAGAAAGCATGATTCGTTATCAATCTGATCACGCTAATACAGATTTATTATCAGAATTAACAGAGAATTCTGTGACTGGTGGGACATCAGTCATTAATCATTGTTTGGCAGAATTATGGACACAGTCTGATAACTTATTGATGCATGATTGGTATTTAGCCTTAATTGCTGCAGCAAAAGGCAAACTAGTTTATATCGATCAGCCAACGGAGCTATATCGTCAGCATGAAGCTAACGTTTTAGGAGCTAGAACGTGGTCAAAACGAATCAATAGTTGGATCAATCCAAGCCAATCTCTAAAGAAATATTGGTGGCTAATTACATCAAGTCAAAAACAAGCAAGTTATTTACTTGAATTGGATATAGATAATTTTAAGAAATCTATGATTGAATCATATGTAACTCTGATTGAACAACCCTTTTTAACACGCATAGAATTATTAAGAAAGTATGGTTTTAAAAAAAATAGACCATTTCACACATTTATATTTAGAACTCTAATTATTACAAAATTAGGGTATAGGAGAAAGTAA
- a CDS encoding ABC transporter permease, producing MELFSKKNRILLKELVKTDFKLRYQGSAIGYLWSILKPLMMFTIMYLVFIRFLRLGGSVPHFPVALLLANVIWSFFSEATGMGMVSIVTRGDLLRKLNFSKHTIVFSAVLGALINFSINLVVVLIFAVINGVTISSHAYLAVFLFIELFVLAVGVALLLSTLFVYYRDLAQVWEVLMQAAMYATPIIYPITFVSDQHLLAAKILMLNPLAQMIQDFRYLLIDRANATIWQMSHNWYYVIIPYILPFCILALGIIVFNKNAKKFAEII from the coding sequence ATGGAATTATTCAGTAAAAAGAATCGTATTCTTTTGAAAGAATTAGTTAAAACTGATTTTAAATTAAGATATCAAGGAAGTGCCATCGGTTATCTATGGTCCATCTTAAAACCGCTAATGATGTTTACAATTATGTATTTGGTCTTCATCCGCTTCTTGAGATTAGGTGGGTCTGTACCGCATTTCCCTGTTGCCTTGTTATTAGCCAATGTTATTTGGTCATTCTTTTCAGAAGCGACAGGTATGGGAATGGTTTCGATTGTAACAAGGGGAGATTTACTCCGAAAGTTAAATTTTTCTAAGCACACAATTGTCTTTTCTGCTGTATTAGGCGCATTAATCAATTTTTCAATCAACCTAGTAGTCGTACTTATCTTTGCGGTCATTAATGGTGTTACCATTTCTTCACATGCATACCTTGCAGTATTTTTATTTATTGAACTATTTGTGTTAGCCGTCGGAGTAGCTTTGCTTTTATCAACATTATTTGTTTATTATCGAGACTTAGCTCAAGTTTGGGAAGTTTTGATGCAAGCTGCCATGTATGCGACACCGATAATTTATCCTATTACATTTGTATCTGACCAACATCTTTTAGCAGCAAAAATTCTAATGTTAAATCCACTTGCACAGATGATTCAAGATTTTAGATATTTGTTAATTGACAGAGCAAATGCGACAATTTGGCAAATGTCACATAATTGGTATTATGTTATTATTCCCTATATTCTACCTTTTTGCATTTTGGCTTTAGGAATTATTGTATTTAATAAAAATGCTAAGAAATTTGCGGAGATTATCTAA
- the rpoD gene encoding RNA polymerase sigma factor RpoD, protein MAKENDITTFNVQVADFIRNHKKEGSAVDDEITEKLVIPFVLDADQIDDLLERLTDGGISITDKEGNPSSKYVVEEPKPEELTDEQLIGSNSAKVNDPVRMYLKEIGVVPLLTGEEEKELAVAVDEGDLEAKQRLAEANLRLVVSIAKRYVGRGMQFLDLIQEGNMGLMKAVDKFDYSKGFKFSTYATWWIRQAITRAIADQARTIRIPVHMVETINKLVREQRNLLQELGQDPTPEQIAERMEMTPDKVREILKIAQEPVSLETPIGEEDDSHLGDFIEDEVIENPVDYTTRVVLREQLDEVLDTLTDREENVLRLRFGLDDGKMRTLEDVGKVFNVTRERIRQIEAKALRKLRHPSRSKQLRDFIED, encoded by the coding sequence ATGGCCAAAGAAAACGATATTACAACTTTTAACGTTCAAGTTGCAGATTTTATTCGTAATCATAAAAAAGAAGGATCTGCAGTTGATGATGAAATTACAGAAAAATTAGTTATCCCATTCGTTTTAGATGCTGACCAAATTGATGATTTATTAGAACGCCTGACTGATGGCGGTATTTCTATCACAGATAAAGAAGGAAATCCTTCATCTAAATATGTTGTTGAAGAACCAAAACCTGAAGAACTTACAGATGAGCAATTAATCGGAAGTAATTCAGCTAAGGTAAATGATCCAGTTCGTATGTACTTGAAAGAAATTGGGGTTGTTCCACTATTAACTGGTGAAGAAGAAAAAGAATTAGCAGTAGCTGTTGATGAAGGCGATTTAGAAGCTAAACAACGTCTGGCTGAAGCTAATTTACGTCTTGTAGTATCTATTGCTAAACGCTATGTTGGTCGTGGCATGCAATTTTTGGATTTAATTCAAGAAGGTAATATGGGGCTTATGAAAGCAGTTGATAAGTTTGACTATTCTAAAGGTTTTAAATTTTCAACTTATGCAACATGGTGGATTCGCCAAGCAATTACACGTGCCATCGCCGACCAAGCACGTACTATTCGTATTCCAGTACATATGGTCGAAACGATTAATAAATTAGTTAGAGAACAACGTAATTTGTTACAAGAATTAGGACAAGACCCAACGCCAGAACAAATTGCTGAGCGTATGGAAATGACACCTGATAAAGTACGTGAAATTCTAAAAATTGCTCAAGAACCTGTTTCACTTGAAACTCCTATTGGTGAAGAAGATGATAGCCATCTTGGTGATTTTATTGAAGATGAAGTGATTGAAAATCCAGTAGATTATACAACACGTGTTGTTTTACGTGAACAATTAGATGAAGTTTTAGATACATTAACTGACCGTGAAGAAAATGTATTGAGACTACGTTTTGGTCTTGATGATGGGAAAATGCGTACTTTAGAAGATGTTGGTAAAGTTTTCAACGTTACAAGAGAGCGTATCCGTCAAATTGAAGCCAAAGCACTCCGCAAACTCCGCCACCCAAGCAGAAGCAAACAATTAAGAGACTTTATTGAGGACTGA
- a CDS encoding metal-sulfur cluster assembly factor — translation MTDDKNYTDEQIAKIKDRILEALEMVIDPELGIDIVNLGLIYEIHFKDDGHTQIDMTLTTMGCPLADLLTDQIHDVMKDVPEVTSVDVKLVWYPAWTVDKMSRYARIALGIR, via the coding sequence ATGACTGATGATAAAAACTATACTGACGAACAAATTGCTAAAATTAAAGATCGTATTTTAGAAGCACTTGAAATGGTAATTGACCCAGAATTGGGAATTGATATTGTCAATCTTGGCTTAATCTATGAAATTCATTTTAAGGATGATGGTCATACACAAATTGATATGACCTTAACTACCATGGGTTGTCCACTAGCCGATCTCTTGACTGACCAAATTCATGATGTTATGAAGGATGTTCCAGAAGTGACTTCGGTGGATGTGAAACTTGTTTGGTATCCGGCTTGGACAGTCGATAAAATGAGTCGTTATGCACGAATTGCTCTAGGAATTCGATAA
- the cps2T gene encoding beta 1-4 rhamnosyltransferase Cps2T, with translation MQDVFIIGSRGLPAKYGGFETFVDQLVTHQKSPDISYHVACLSDTQHHEHFEYNGVDCFYINPPKLGPARVIAYDIMAVNYALSYIDQHQIDKPIFYLLGNTIGGFMGPLVKKIRDRDGLFYINPDGLEWKRSKWTVPVRWYLKFAEKKMTKLADLVISDNIGIEKYINDNYPWAMTKFIAYGTDTKPSNLSFEDDIVRDYFYQFDFNEKGYYLVLGRFVPENNYETIINEFMTSHTERDLIIICNNKGNTYYDTLIKKTGCNRDERIKFIGTQYDRQLVNYIRENAFAYIHGHEVGGTNPGLLEALAHTNLNLVLGVDFNKSVARTSALYWTKKENDLSQLIDSVDERSNYESLGQEAKKIIQENYTWEKIVEEYEALFLNEN, from the coding sequence ATGCAAGACGTTTTTATTATTGGTAGCCGAGGTTTACCTGCAAAATATGGTGGTTTCGAGACTTTTGTGGATCAATTAGTGACACATCAAAAATCACCTGATATTAGCTATCATGTTGCTTGTCTAAGCGATACTCAACATCATGAACACTTTGAATATAATGGAGTGGATTGTTTTTATATTAATCCTCCCAAACTTGGTCCAGCTCGAGTCATTGCTTATGATATCATGGCCGTAAATTATGCCCTGTCTTATATTGACCAACATCAAATTGACAAACCGATTTTTTATTTATTAGGGAATACCATAGGTGGCTTTATGGGACCTTTGGTAAAAAAAATTCGGGATCGAGATGGACTGTTTTACATCAATCCTGACGGTTTGGAATGGAAAAGGTCAAAATGGACAGTTCCGGTAAGATGGTATTTAAAATTTGCTGAAAAGAAGATGACCAAACTTGCTGATTTAGTTATTTCTGACAATATTGGCATTGAAAAATACATTAATGACAACTATCCTTGGGCCATGACTAAATTCATAGCCTATGGAACCGATACTAAGCCCTCTAATTTATCTTTTGAAGACGATATCGTGCGTGATTATTTTTATCAATTTGACTTCAATGAAAAAGGCTATTATTTAGTTTTGGGTCGCTTTGTACCTGAGAATAATTATGAAACGATTATCAATGAGTTTATGACTTCACACACAGAACGGGATTTGATTATCATTTGTAATAATAAAGGTAACACCTATTATGATACCTTAATTAAAAAAACCGGCTGTAATAGAGATGAGCGTATAAAATTCATTGGGACACAATATGACAGGCAACTTGTTAATTATATCAGGGAAAATGCATTTGCTTATATTCATGGTCATGAGGTTGGTGGAACCAACCCAGGTTTATTAGAAGCGTTAGCTCATACCAATCTTAATTTAGTACTGGGAGTTGACTTTAATAAATCAGTTGCAAGGACCAGTGCACTCTATTGGACTAAAAAAGAAAATGACTTATCACAGTTAATTGATAGTGTCGACGAACGTTCAAACTATGAGTCGCTAGGCCAAGAAGCTAAGAAAATTATTCAGGAAAATTACACATGGGAAAAAATAGTAGAGGAATACGAGGCTTTATTTTTAAATGAAAATTAA
- a CDS encoding transporter substrate-binding domain-containing protein, which translates to MNKKQILTSVVATMALLSLSACGNSSKESLQDQIKKDGKLVVALSPDYAPFEFKTLQNGKDTIVGSDVQLAQAIADELGVKLEISPMSFDNVLSSVQTGKADMAISGISYTEERAKVYDFSKPYYSTENAILIKASNKNQLQNLDSLANKKVAVQKGTIEEGLSKEQLKSSHIVSLTAMSEAVNELKSGQVDAVDLEGPVAEGYLAQNPELAIADYKLKTSEGDAKAVAMPKGSKELKATTNKVITKLKAKDGYKKFIKEAAKLTGKAVD; encoded by the coding sequence ATGAATAAAAAACAAATTTTAACTAGTGTAGTTGCAACTATGGCTCTTTTAAGCTTATCTGCTTGTGGTAACAGCAGTAAGGAAAGTCTCCAAGATCAGATTAAAAAGGATGGAAAATTAGTCGTCGCTCTTAGTCCAGATTATGCACCTTTTGAATTCAAAACATTGCAAAATGGCAAAGATACAATTGTCGGTTCTGATGTTCAATTGGCACAAGCTATTGCTGATGAATTAGGTGTCAAATTAGAAATTTCACCGATGAGTTTTGATAATGTCTTATCAAGTGTTCAAACGGGTAAAGCAGATATGGCCATTTCAGGAATTTCTTATACAGAAGAGCGTGCAAAAGTTTATGATTTTTCAAAACCATACTATTCTACTGAAAATGCAATTTTGATTAAAGCATCAAATAAAAATCAATTACAAAATTTGGATAGTTTAGCCAACAAAAAAGTGGCTGTCCAAAAAGGGACGATAGAAGAGGGGTTGTCAAAAGAGCAATTGAAATCATCGCACATCGTTTCGTTAACTGCTATGAGTGAAGCTGTCAATGAATTAAAATCTGGTCAAGTTGACGCAGTTGATTTAGAAGGACCAGTAGCAGAAGGTTATCTTGCTCAAAATCCTGAATTAGCAATTGCAGATTATAAGCTAAAAACTAGTGAAGGTGATGCAAAAGCAGTAGCAATGCCAAAAGGCAGCAAGGAGTTAAAAGCTACAACAAACAAAGTGATAACTAAACTAAAAGCTAAGGATGGCTATAAAAAATTTATAAAAGAAGCAGCAAAACTAACAGGAAAAGCAGTTGATTAA